In Deltaproteobacteria bacterium, the DNA window GCAAAATACCCGGAAACAGAGAGTAAAAATATTCCATAATTGAGATGATGAATATGGGTCCCGTTGACAAATAAAAACATACTCGGCAGGAGAGCGTTCATTATTGAATAAACCGTCAACCGCGCAATGATAAAGGTAATAAGAAAAGCAAGCAAAATCCTGAAAGGGACCTCTCTGCCTTTGTCAACCACATGCTCTGAATAAAAATATTTGAATGCTTTTAAGGTGTCCATTCTGCTATCATCTCGTAGGTCTTGCTTTGCTGAAAGGGATTGATTTCATCTGCTCTCACCAATAAAGCTTTTAAATTGTTCATAAGGCTGAGCGCCAACAAGCATTTTCCCGTTGATAAAAAAAGTCGGTGTACCTGTTACCCCTGCTGAGGCACACTGGGATCTATCGGCATTTACTATCCCTACCGTTTCCCCACTTTCAAGACAATGGTCAAATTGAGCAGAGTTAAGTCCGATTTGTTTTGCATACGATTTAAGGCTATCCATATCCAGCCTTTCACCAGCATTAAACAGAAGGTCGTGCATCTGCCAGAATTTTCCCTGTTTATTTGCACACTCGGCTGCTTCCGCGGCCTTCTCGGCATTTTGATGGAATGGGAGCGGGAAGTTCTTAATCACAAGTTTAACCTCGCCGTTTTTTA includes these proteins:
- a CDS encoding DsbA family protein, which produces MKDSFVSGITKIIIAVIVGVSLWFSAREIRIGLEKDVVQRREQVVNQPNPTPPSLPSPQPTGDSSKFQVAYSPYEGKKNAPVTMIECLDYQCPFCARFAQDTLRQIKENEIKNGEVKLVIKNFPLPFHQNAEKAAEAAECANKQGKFWQMHDLLFNAGERLDMDSLKSYAKQIGLNSAQFDHCLESGETVGIVNADRSQCASAGVTGTPTFFINGKMLVGAQPYEQFKSFIGESR